CGGGCACAGTTATGACAAGGATAAGTAGTACAAAATAGTTTCCCATTAATCATTTTATCCCCAGATTTTTGTGCCCCTTTTATTATTGCATGCATCTCAGCATGCACCGCCCTGGAAAACTCTATCAATGATTTGATCTTAGACTTCTTAATAATTTGTAATGCTTTTGTCTTATTAAACTCGGAAATAACACCACCGTCAACTAAATCACCTAGTAATTTATCCGAAATTATAGCCTTCTCTTCATCATTAAAACATTTACCTCCTTCTATGTGCATGCACCGGCTATCATTCACTTTATCTTCTGAATAATAAACCCCTCCTCCATATTTTGGGACGTCATTCCAGCCAACTGAAAGAACATCTCCTTGACTACTCATTACAGATGCCCCAACTTGTCTACTTAAACATGCAGAGTTACCAGCTGCTGCATATGCTAAATACATGGCTTTTTCATTTGCAGTTGGAGTCACGATACTCGTTTCAAATATCAAGCTGCAAAATCGAGATATTTTATCCTGTAAAATTTGTCTATTAGTAATATTCAGTCTAATAAAAATATCAGATTCAGTTAAGCACTTAGATACTTTCTGTCCATGATCAAATTCTTCACCTGAATCCCTATCAATCAATTCAAAAATTTCAGGCTGTTCTAATCTCTCTTGAAGCAAATTATTGGTTCTGGTTTCAATATCTGATAGGACACCTACGAAATAAACTATGTTACCATACACTAAGTTGAAAAGCTCAAGTTCTTCAATGTTTTTTATGGAATCAATTATGAAACACTTTCTAAGTGAGTGGAAATCATCATCAGGATGATCTTTACTTTTTTCTCTTACTTGGGCAATTTTATTGATTGCTAATTCGGCTAAAATTGATGCACCATGTTCTTTTCTAAGTTCATTCCCAGCATCAATAATTCTGTGATAGTACTTACCCTTACTCTCAGAAGAAGGGTCAAATTTAGCAACACTTTTATGCTTCTTTATATATTCACTTAATTTTATTATTTCAGTCTCGTAAGAAAATTTTGAATCTAAGATTTCTTTAAATTCTGAAGCTGTATTGTGAAGATCCACACCTATAGGCCCACAGAGGCAAATTATTAATTCGTCTGTATATGTATTTTTAATTTTCTGTTGCAGACTTCCTTGTTCTACTTTTGATTTTAATACTTCTAATTGTTTTTCACCCATGACTAAAGTTGTTAGTTTAGATTATTATTTATCCCACCCTCTCCCTATACAACCACTCCTGAAATCCAACAAATGTCTCCCGGATCGATGGGATATCTCCAAGTTCTCGCTTGGCGTCTGCTATGGCCCTATATTTTAGCCTGAGCAGGTTGCCGAGCTTATCATCGTCCAATTCACCTACACCGTCTTTTATGTACTGCGCAAGGACAAAATTGATAAACTCCTGCTGTTTGGGGTCGTATGAGTCCAGGTGAAGCTTTGCGCGGTTCGCGCGGTCTGTGCGAGGAACAATATCGGAGTGGTAGGCCACGTAGGAGAGCACATCAAACAGGTCGCTGTCTTGACCGTGAATGGTATTGCGAAGATCTTCAAGCTGCGGGCCGGTATAACCTCGGTCGCTGAGCTCCTGAAGGAGTTGCTTTCGGGTGCCGGGTTTGCTCCATATTCGCCGAAGCTCATCTTCGCTTTTGATCAGGTCGGGCAGCTCGCCA
The window above is part of the Rhodohalobacter sp. SW132 genome. Proteins encoded here:
- a CDS encoding anti-phage dCTP deaminase; protein product: MGEKQLEVLKSKVEQGSLQQKIKNTYTDELIICLCGPIGVDLHNTASEFKEILDSKFSYETEIIKLSEYIKKHKSVAKFDPSSESKGKYYHRIIDAGNELRKEHGASILAELAINKIAQVREKSKDHPDDDFHSLRKCFIIDSIKNIEELELFNLVYGNIVYFVGVLSDIETRTNNLLQERLEQPEIFELIDRDSGEEFDHGQKVSKCLTESDIFIRLNITNRQILQDKISRFCSLIFETSIVTPTANEKAMYLAYAAAGNSACLSRQVGASVMSSQGDVLSVGWNDVPKYGGGVYYSEDKVNDSRCMHIEGGKCFNDEEKAIISDKLLGDLVDGGVISEFNKTKALQIIKKSKIKSLIEFSRAVHAEMHAIIKGAQKSGDKMINGKLFCTTYPCHNCARHIVLAGIKEVYFIEPYRKSLATKLHFDSIIEKDDGSDKVKFLHYDGISPKKYLHFFKNNKPRKDKTAGKMIRYSSRDQSPKQSVSLRAVPILEQMITQTLKEKRVVDVTE